Proteins from a genomic interval of Bradyrhizobium sp. CCGB01:
- a CDS encoding isocitrate/isopropylmalate dehydrogenase family protein translates to MSANNAFHIAVLAGDGIGPEVMAPAIEVLRKIEAKSDLRFRFTEAPAGATNYLATGKSMPDSTIKLCEEADAILLGACGLPAVRYPDNTEIAPQIELRFIFDLYAGVRPARLIPGVPSPIVGADQRGIDLVVIRESTEGLFASMGKGVVTHEDARETMVITRRTSERLFEFSFRLAERRKARGKPGALTCVDKANVFKAFAFFRGIFDEIEKKHPGVKTDRLYVDACSAMLVKRPWDFDVMVMENMFGDIVSDITASLIGGLGMAPSADIGDKYAVFQPCHGTAPDIMGQGKANPTGMILSAAMMLDWLADKHGVESAAEAGETIERAVDKIYAGGIKPMEFGGSNGTADITKAVLGAL, encoded by the coding sequence ATGTCTGCAAACAACGCCTTCCACATTGCCGTGCTCGCCGGTGACGGCATCGGTCCCGAAGTCATGGCGCCGGCCATCGAAGTCCTGCGTAAGATCGAGGCGAAGTCGGATCTGCGCTTCCGCTTCACCGAGGCGCCGGCGGGCGCCACCAATTATCTTGCGACCGGCAAGTCGATGCCTGACAGCACCATCAAGCTCTGCGAGGAGGCCGATGCGATCCTGCTCGGCGCCTGCGGCCTGCCGGCGGTGCGCTACCCTGATAACACCGAGATCGCGCCGCAGATCGAGCTGCGCTTCATCTTCGATCTCTATGCTGGCGTGCGTCCGGCGCGTCTCATTCCGGGCGTGCCGAGCCCGATCGTCGGCGCCGACCAGCGCGGCATCGATCTCGTCGTGATCCGCGAATCGACCGAAGGCCTGTTCGCCTCGATGGGCAAGGGCGTCGTCACCCACGAGGACGCGCGCGAGACCATGGTGATCACGCGCAGGACCTCCGAGCGCCTGTTCGAGTTCTCGTTTCGGCTCGCCGAGCGGCGCAAGGCGCGCGGCAAGCCGGGCGCATTGACCTGCGTCGACAAGGCGAACGTGTTCAAGGCCTTTGCGTTCTTCCGCGGCATTTTCGACGAGATCGAGAAGAAGCATCCCGGCGTGAAGACCGATCGGCTCTATGTCGATGCCTGCTCGGCGATGCTGGTCAAGCGGCCCTGGGATTTCGACGTGATGGTGATGGAGAACATGTTCGGCGACATCGTCTCCGACATCACCGCGAGCCTGATCGGCGGCCTCGGCATGGCGCCGTCGGCCGACATCGGCGACAAATATGCCGTGTTCCAGCCGTGCCACGGCACCGCGCCTGATATCATGGGGCAGGGCAAGGCCAATCCCACCGGCATGATCCTGTCGGCGGCGATGATGCTGGACTGGCTGGCCGACAAGCACGGCGTCGAGAGCGCGGCGGAAGCCGGCGAGACGATCGAGCGCGCGGTGGACAAGATCTATGCCGGCGGCATCAAGCCGATGGAGTTCGGCGGCAGCAACGGCACGGCCGATATCACGAAGGCTGTGCTCGGGGCGCTGTAG
- a CDS encoding alcohol dehydrogenase, protein MKSFKVADFKAPLQEFDEATPQPSGTQVLIKVKAAGVCHSDLHIWEGGYDLGHGRKPLSLKDRGINLPLTMGHETVGEIAAFGPDVKPTDQGDLKLGDVGLVYPWIGCGKCATCLAGDENMCLTPRSLGVYCDGGYSDHMLVPHPRYLLNLKGLDPATTAPYACSGVTTYSALKKVEQHFDTPIVMFGAGGLGLMALSLLKAMGGKGAIMVDIDARKREAAEKAGALATVDPKAPDALEQLAKKAGGPIRAVIDLVGNAATTQLGFDCLTKGGKLVIVGLFGGGATWALPLIPIKAVTIQGSYVGNLRETQELLDLVRAKNVAPIPVTKAPLNKANDALVQLQQGAVVGRTVLTP, encoded by the coding sequence ATGAAGAGTTTCAAGGTCGCCGATTTCAAGGCGCCGCTGCAGGAGTTCGACGAGGCCACGCCGCAGCCGTCAGGCACGCAGGTGCTGATCAAGGTGAAGGCGGCCGGCGTCTGCCACAGTGATCTCCACATCTGGGAAGGCGGCTACGATCTCGGCCATGGCCGCAAGCCGCTGTCGCTGAAGGACCGCGGCATCAACCTGCCGCTGACCATGGGTCATGAGACGGTCGGCGAAATCGCAGCCTTCGGCCCCGACGTGAAGCCGACCGACCAGGGCGACCTCAAGCTCGGCGATGTCGGCCTCGTCTATCCCTGGATCGGCTGCGGCAAGTGCGCCACGTGCCTGGCCGGTGACGAGAACATGTGCCTGACGCCGCGCTCGCTCGGCGTCTATTGCGACGGCGGCTATTCCGACCACATGCTGGTGCCGCATCCGCGGTATCTGCTCAATCTGAAGGGCCTCGATCCCGCGACGACCGCGCCCTACGCCTGCTCGGGCGTCACCACCTACAGCGCGCTGAAGAAGGTCGAGCAGCATTTCGACACGCCGATCGTGATGTTCGGCGCCGGCGGTCTCGGCCTGATGGCGCTGTCGCTGCTGAAGGCGATGGGCGGCAAGGGCGCGATCATGGTGGACATCGACGCCAGAAAGCGCGAGGCGGCCGAGAAGGCCGGCGCGCTCGCGACCGTCGATCCCAAGGCGCCGGATGCGCTGGAGCAGCTTGCGAAGAAAGCGGGCGGACCGATCCGCGCGGTCATCGATCTCGTCGGCAATGCCGCGACCACGCAGCTCGGCTTCGATTGCCTGACCAAGGGCGGCAAGCTCGTCATCGTCGGCCTGTTTGGTGGCGGCGCGACCTGGGCGCTGCCGCTGATCCCGATCAAGGCGGTGACGATCCAGGGCAGTTATGTCGGCAATCTGCGCGAGACGCAGGAGCTGCTCGATCTCGTGCGTGCCAAGAACGTGGCGCCGATCCCAGTGACGAAGGCGCCGCTCAACAAGGCCAACGACGCGCTGGTGCAATTGCAACAGGGCGCGGTGGTCGGGCGCACGGTGCTGACGCCGTAG
- a CDS encoding NAD(P)/FAD-dependent oxidoreductase — MTNIESAQRAGARADFDAIIIGAGFSGMYMLHSLRDKLDLNVTVFEAGDGVGGTWYWNRYPGARCDSDSYIYCYTFDKNLLQEWNWSERYPEQDEILRYLEHCADRFDLKPDIQFGKRVVEVLFDEDTELWTVRTDKGDAVTARYVIPAVGALSTANVPSIEGLSSFKGKCYHTSQWPHDGVDFTAKRVGVIGTGATAVQAIPEIAQQAKHLTVFQRTPNFCVPARNGRVDPEVTRARKADYDGIRQRIKDSFFGFELNFIPQSVLETTPEEREKQFDKMWDAGGFAFWLANYQDMFFSKEANDVIADYLKRKIHSVVNDPAIAEKLTPKSYPYGTKRQPLDTNYFETFNKKNVTLVDASTDGSIEKITPNGIQAGGKEYPLDIIVIATGFDAMTGPLKNLGIKGRGGRTLAQEWADGPQTYLGLAIAGYPNLFTITGPQSPSVLSNMPVSIEQHVEWITECIAHMRRNKLTTIEASPQAQDAWGAHVAEIVNSTLMPGANSWYMGANIEGKPRRFMPYLGPEGVGGYRRKCAEVAEKGYEGFVFKSTGQSGTVHTIAAE; from the coding sequence ATGACAAATATTGAATCCGCGCAACGGGCTGGCGCGAGAGCCGACTTCGATGCGATCATCATCGGCGCCGGGTTCTCCGGCATGTATATGCTACATTCGCTGCGCGACAAGCTTGACTTGAACGTTACGGTGTTCGAGGCCGGCGACGGTGTCGGCGGCACCTGGTACTGGAATCGTTATCCCGGCGCGCGCTGCGACTCCGACAGCTACATTTACTGTTACACTTTCGACAAGAACCTGTTGCAGGAGTGGAACTGGTCCGAGCGCTATCCGGAGCAGGACGAGATCCTGCGCTACCTCGAGCACTGCGCCGATCGCTTCGACCTGAAGCCCGACATCCAGTTCGGCAAGCGCGTCGTCGAAGTCCTCTTCGATGAGGACACGGAGCTGTGGACCGTACGCACCGACAAAGGCGACGCCGTGACGGCACGCTACGTCATCCCAGCCGTCGGGGCTCTGTCGACCGCGAACGTACCATCGATCGAGGGGCTGAGCTCGTTCAAGGGCAAGTGCTACCACACGAGCCAGTGGCCGCACGATGGTGTCGACTTCACCGCGAAGCGTGTAGGCGTCATCGGCACGGGCGCCACCGCGGTGCAGGCGATTCCAGAGATTGCGCAGCAGGCCAAGCACTTGACCGTATTCCAGCGCACGCCGAACTTCTGCGTACCGGCCCGCAACGGCCGTGTCGATCCCGAGGTTACCAGGGCGCGCAAGGCCGATTACGACGGAATCCGGCAGCGCATCAAGGATTCCTTCTTCGGGTTCGAGCTGAATTTCATACCGCAGTCGGTGCTCGAGACAACGCCCGAGGAACGCGAGAAGCAGTTCGACAAGATGTGGGATGCGGGCGGCTTCGCCTTCTGGCTGGCGAACTATCAGGACATGTTTTTTTCCAAGGAGGCGAACGACGTCATCGCCGACTACCTCAAGCGAAAGATCCACTCGGTCGTCAACGACCCGGCGATCGCCGAGAAGTTGACGCCGAAGTCTTATCCCTACGGCACCAAGCGCCAACCGTTGGACACCAACTATTTTGAGACCTTCAATAAGAAGAACGTAACGCTGGTGGATGCGAGCACCGACGGTTCTATCGAGAAGATCACGCCGAATGGCATTCAAGCGGGCGGCAAGGAGTATCCGCTCGACATCATCGTCATCGCCACCGGCTTCGACGCAATGACCGGCCCGCTGAAGAACCTTGGTATCAAGGGTCGCGGCGGCCGGACGCTGGCGCAAGAATGGGCGGATGGCCCACAGACCTATCTTGGCCTGGCGATCGCCGGCTATCCCAACCTGTTCACGATCACCGGTCCGCAGAGCCCCTCGGTGCTGTCGAACATGCCGGTCTCGATAGAGCAACATGTCGAATGGATCACCGAATGCATCGCCCACATGCGAAGAAACAAACTAACGACGATTGAGGCGAGCCCGCAGGCGCAGGACGCATGGGGCGCCCACGTCGCCGAAATCGTGAACTCGACCCTCATGCCCGGTGCCAATTCCTGGTACATGGGCGCCAACATAGAAGGCAAGCCGCGTCGATTCATGCCCTATCTCGGTCCGGAGGGCGTGGGCGGATACCGCAGAAAGTGCGCCGAGGTCGCAGAAAAGGGCTACGAGGGCTTCGTATTCAAAAGCACTGGCCAAAGCGGGACCGTGCACACGATTGCGGCCGAGTAA
- a CDS encoding serine hydrolase produces the protein MGSNLKSACDGILQKVVTGKDRVPGVVAMITDRSANVYEGSAGERSLGGRQAMTTDTVFAIFSTTKAITGTAVLQCVEDGKLDLDGPAKNYVPDIGKLEVLTGFDAKGNPKLRAPKRDITTRMLMLHTAGLGYDFFNANYLRLAQERGQPSVVTCSKASLNTPLLFDPGDKWEYGSNIDWAGQVVESIRGKRLGEVMRERIFAPLGMEDIGFSLTPSMRSRLATIHQREADGSLTPLPDMQLPPEPEVHMGGHGLYGSIGEYMKFVRMWLNDGAGSEGRVLKKETVEAAVRNGLQAHQTVTMLPGIIPSLSNDAEFFPGLKKSWCLTFMVNDEDAPTGRPAGAIGWAGLANTFYWIDRKNGFGGYWATQILPFGDPTSFGGYMDFETAAYATGEARAAA, from the coding sequence AATCTGAAAAGCGCATGTGACGGGATTCTGCAAAAAGTCGTGACTGGAAAGGACCGCGTTCCCGGCGTGGTAGCGATGATCACGGATCGCTCGGCCAACGTCTATGAAGGCTCGGCCGGCGAGCGTAGCCTTGGCGGACGCCAGGCAATGACGACCGATACCGTGTTCGCGATCTTCTCGACCACGAAGGCCATCACCGGCACGGCGGTCCTGCAATGCGTCGAGGACGGCAAGCTCGACCTGGATGGCCCCGCCAAGAACTACGTGCCCGATATCGGCAAGCTCGAGGTACTCACCGGGTTCGATGCCAAGGGCAATCCGAAGCTGCGAGCTCCGAAGCGCGACATCACGACCCGCATGCTAATGCTGCACACCGCCGGCCTTGGCTACGATTTCTTCAATGCCAATTACCTTCGCTTGGCGCAGGAGCGCGGCCAACCGAGCGTGGTGACCTGCTCGAAGGCATCACTGAACACGCCGCTGCTGTTCGATCCTGGCGACAAATGGGAATATGGCAGCAACATCGACTGGGCCGGCCAGGTCGTCGAAAGCATCCGCGGCAAGCGCCTCGGCGAGGTGATGAGGGAGCGAATCTTTGCGCCGCTCGGCATGGAGGACATCGGCTTTTCGCTGACCCCTTCGATGCGTTCGCGCCTCGCCACGATCCACCAACGCGAAGCCGACGGATCGCTGACTCCACTCCCCGATATGCAACTGCCGCCTGAGCCCGAGGTCCACATGGGCGGCCACGGTCTCTATGGCTCGATCGGCGAGTACATGAAATTCGTTCGCATGTGGCTGAACGACGGAGCCGGATCGGAGGGTCGTGTGCTCAAGAAAGAAACGGTCGAGGCCGCCGTCCGGAACGGCCTGCAGGCACATCAGACCGTCACGATGCTACCCGGCATCATTCCGAGCCTGTCGAACGATGCCGAGTTCTTTCCCGGCCTGAAGAAGTCCTGGTGCTTGACTTTCATGGTGAACGACGAGGACGCGCCGACCGGCCGCCCGGCCGGAGCGATCGGTTGGGCTGGACTCGCCAACACGTTCTACTGGATCGATCGCAAGAACGGGTTCGGCGGGTACTGGGCGACGCAAATCCTGCCGTTCGGCGACCCGACTTCCTTCGGCGGCTACATGGACTTCGAAACTGCCGCCTACGCGACCGGTGAGGCGCGCGCCGCGGCGTAG